CTACGCTGAACATCGATGTGGTGCCCGGCCAACCTGGGGTCACGTCGACCGATCGCAACGCCATTGCAGGATTTGCAGCCGGCTACCGTCAGCGTGGCCATGGCCCGCTCACGATTTCGACCCCCTCCGGCTCGCCTAATGCTGGTGCGGCGGCGGTGGCTCTAAGCGACGTCCGCGAGGTTCTGTCCGAGCATGGTGTTGGCGGCAACGATCTTTCGTACACCCCCTACCGGGCTTCTGGCACGGATAATTCTGCGCCCCTGATCCTCTCTTTCAAGCGCTATGTAGCCAAACCGACAGCATGCGGCGATTGGTCGGGCAGCTATTCGTACGATCCGTCCAATGGACTGTTGCCCAATCACGGTTGCTCTACGCAGAACAACCTGGCTGCAATGGTCGCCGATCCGGGCGATCTGATCGCCCCGCGCAATATGAGCCCCGCCGATGCCGCGCGCCGCGGCACTGTTCTAGAGAAATATCGCGCCGGCGAAGCGACGGCCACGGAACGGAGCGACCAGGACTCGGGCGCCGTAAGTGAGGTAAGATAATGAGTAACCTGGCACACAAGCAGACTTCGGTGGAAGCGCCGCCGATGCCTGAACGTCAAGCAGCTCCACAGTCCTTTCCTGTGCCCGTGCAGGAGGCCGATGGTCTCGCCGTCATGAAGCCCGTGCCGAGGATCACGATTCACGCCTTCTGCGAGCAGCCGTCCACCGGCAGCGCGATCCAGCGCGCGGGCGAAGACCGCCGTCTCGCAAAGGCTCATCTGACCGTTCATATGGGAGGCATTCCTGCTGCGATAGAGCAGTATCAGCAGAACGCGACACCAAATCTCATTCTGGTCGAGGCGCGTGTTGCGGGTCAGGAGCTTTTCTCGCAGCTCACAGCACTTGCCGAAGTCTGCGATGCCGGCACAAAGGTCGTCGTAGCCGGGCACATGAACGACGTCTCCCTCTACCGGGAGATGATACGCCAGGGTGTCAACGAGTACCTCGTAACGCCACTTCACCCGATGGGCGTTATCGAAGCCATATCTCGTCTTTATGTCGATCCCGATGCTCCGCCGATCGGTCGCACCATCGCTTTCATTGGCGCCAAGGGCGGAACGGGGTCGAGCACGATCGCGCATAATGTCGGCTGGTGCATCTCGACCGGAATGGACGAGGACGTCATCATCACCGATCTCGACCTTCCGTTTGGCACCGCAGGGCTCGATTTTAATCAGGATCCAGCTCAGGGCATCGCAGATGCGCTGACAGCACCGGAACGGCTGGATGACGTCCTGCTCGATCGGCTTCTCGTAAAATGCACAGAACGGCTCAGTCTCTTCGCGGCTCCGGCCGTCCTCGATCGCGATTTCGAAATGGATGGGGACAGCTGTGAAAGTGTTCTCGACATCGTCCGTGAAGGAGTGCCTTGCGTCGTTGTCGACCTGCCCCATGTCTGGGCGCCATGGACAAAAAAAGTCCTGCTTTCGGCGGATGAGATCGTCATCACGGCCACCCCCGACCTCGCCAGCCTGCGCAACGCCAAGAATATCCTGGATCTCGTGCGCCAGGCCCGTCCGAACGACAGCGCGCCGCATATCGTTTTGAATCAGGTTGGCATGCCGAAGCGGCCGGAAATTCCGGTCAAGGATTTCGCCGAAGCCGTCGGCGCCGAGGCAACGCTCGTTCTGCCTTTCAATCCCGGTCTTTTCGGCACTGCCGCCAATAATGGGCAGATGATCGAGGAGTTGGATCCGAAGGGAAAGACGACGGACGGATTGCGCTTTCTGGCCCAGCAGCTCTGCGGTCGTGATCTGCGCGCGCCGAAGGCAGCTAAGTCATCCCTTTTCAGTTTCCTGTCCCGCAAGGGATAAGCGAGGTAACTAGACGTGTTTGGAAGGCGGACCGAAGGTCAGGCAGCAGCGCCGCGTAAGCCGGCAACAGCGCCCGCGTCTCCCGCGCCGCGGCAGGAGGGGGCTGTTGCCGCTCCTGCAGCGGCTGTGAAGCCATTGCCGCCGAAGCAGGCGCCAAAACCCGCTGCGCCGGCACGGAGCGATCACCGCTCGGAAAATTACTATCAGATCAAAACGACGATCTTCAACGCGCTGATCGACACGATCGATCTCACTCAGCTGGCCCAGCTGGATTCGGAGAGCGCTCGCGAGGAAATTCGTGACATCGTCAACGAAATCCTCTCGATCAAAAACGTCGTCATGTCCATCTCCGAGCAGGAAGCGCTCCTGCAGGACATTTGCAACGACGTGCTCGGCTACGGCCCTCTGGAGCCGCTTCTCGCCCGAGATGACATTGCCGATATCATGGTGAACGGCTGCGAGCGAACCTTCATCGAAGTGAACGGCAAGGTCGAACTCACCAATATTCGTTTCCGCGACAACAGCCAGCTGATGAACATCTGTCAGCGGATCGTGAGTCAAGTCGGCCGCCGGGTCGATGAATCGAGCCCGATCTGCGACGCACGCTTGCCGGACGGCAGCCGTGTGAACGTCATCGTTCCCCCGCTTGCAATCGACGGTCCCGCCCTCACCATCCGCAAGTTCCGTCGCGACAAACTGATGATGAACGACCTCGTGCAGTATAATTCGATATCTCAAGAAGGAGCGGAAGTTCTCGGGATCATCGGAAAGGTCCGCTGCAATGTCTTGATCTCCGGAGGCACAGGCTCCGGCAAGACGACGCTTCTCAACTGTCTTACCGGCTTCATCGATACCGACGAACGCGTCATCACTTGCGAAGACGCGGCGGAACTTCAGCTGCAGCAGCCGCATGTCGTGCGTCTCGAAACCCGGCCGCCAAATCTTGAGGGGCAGGGCCAGGTAACGATGACGGAGCTCGTGCGCAACTGCTTGCGCATGCGCCCCGAACGCATCATCGTGGGCGAGGTTCGCGGG
Above is a window of Parvibaculum lavamentivorans DS-1 DNA encoding:
- a CDS encoding AAA family ATPase, which codes for MSNLAHKQTSVEAPPMPERQAAPQSFPVPVQEADGLAVMKPVPRITIHAFCEQPSTGSAIQRAGEDRRLAKAHLTVHMGGIPAAIEQYQQNATPNLILVEARVAGQELFSQLTALAEVCDAGTKVVVAGHMNDVSLYREMIRQGVNEYLVTPLHPMGVIEAISRLYVDPDAPPIGRTIAFIGAKGGTGSSTIAHNVGWCISTGMDEDVIITDLDLPFGTAGLDFNQDPAQGIADALTAPERLDDVLLDRLLVKCTERLSLFAAPAVLDRDFEMDGDSCESVLDIVREGVPCVVVDLPHVWAPWTKKVLLSADEIVITATPDLASLRNAKNILDLVRQARPNDSAPHIVLNQVGMPKRPEIPVKDFAEAVGAEATLVLPFNPGLFGTAANNGQMIEELDPKGKTTDGLRFLAQQLCGRDLRAPKAAKSSLFSFLSRKG
- a CDS encoding CpaD family pilus assembly protein; amino-acid sequence: MTKLIGSHTAKGFALALAFGVAGCGGFNGAEQAHYDANYTHPISVEADVATLNIDVVPGQPGVTSTDRNAIAGFAAGYRQRGHGPLTISTPSGSPNAGAAAVALSDVREVLSEHGVGGNDLSYTPYRASGTDNSAPLILSFKRYVAKPTACGDWSGSYSYDPSNGLLPNHGCSTQNNLAAMVADPGDLIAPRNMSPADAARRGTVLEKYRAGEATATERSDQDSGAVSEVR
- a CDS encoding CpaF family protein, which produces MFGRRTEGQAAAPRKPATAPASPAPRQEGAVAAPAAAVKPLPPKQAPKPAAPARSDHRSENYYQIKTTIFNALIDTIDLTQLAQLDSESAREEIRDIVNEILSIKNVVMSISEQEALLQDICNDVLGYGPLEPLLARDDIADIMVNGCERTFIEVNGKVELTNIRFRDNSQLMNICQRIVSQVGRRVDESSPICDARLPDGSRVNVIVPPLAIDGPALTIRKFRRDKLMMNDLVQYNSISQEGAEVLGIIGKVRCNVLISGGTGSGKTTLLNCLTGFIDTDERVITCEDAAELQLQQPHVVRLETRPPNLEGQGQVTMTELVRNCLRMRPERIIVGEVRGPEAFDLLQAMNTGHDGSMGTLHANSPREALSRLESMITMGGYALPSKTIREMICGSIDVVIQAARLRDGSRRITHITEVLGTEGDVIITQDLFVYDIEGEDETGRIIGKHKSTGIARPSFWDRARYYNQHQALAAALDRAQG